Below is a window of Longimicrobium sp. DNA.
CGGGAACGGAGCGGCCGGTCGCCACTCCGTCCACGATGGGGCACGGCCGCCCCACTTCGGGCGGGAAACGGGTAGCAGTTCGTCACAGTCCCGGGTGTTCTCCCGGTGGCCGCATCGGGGTGGCACGCCTTCTGCCCAGTCCAAGTGCTTGTCACCTTTCACCTTGCGAACAGGAGGCACGGATGGCGCGCGAGCGCGAGCTGATCGAGCCGAACCCGGGCGACAAGCGCTACGTCCGCCGCGACGAGCGGGGGCGCTTCACCGACGACCAGGTGAACGTGGGCCGCTCGCTGGCCGCCGACCGCCGGCAGCACAGCAAGCACAAGGCGAAGCCCGGCCACGGCGACAAGGGCGACCGCTGACCCGTCGCCGGTCTCGACCGGTCGTGGAGCGAAGGCGCCGCCGGGCATCTCCCGCCGCGGCGCCTTCCCCTTGCCATCCGACTACGATCCGACCGGTTCCACCGCCGGAGCGGCCATCTCGGGTTCCGGCTCCGCGGCCGCCGCGGTGAGGTCCAGCTCCATCTCGACGTCGGTCCGCGCATACTCCGGGTGCGGCCCCACGCGCGTCACCGCGAAGCCGTGCTTGCGGTACAGCGCCAGCGCCGGCGCGAGCGACTGGTTGGAGAAGAGCGTCAGGCGCCGCGCCCCCCGCCCGCGCGCCGCGTCGATGGCGGCGCGCAGCAGCAGGGCGCCGTAGCCGCGTCCGCGCGAGTCGGGGCGCACCGCCATCTTTCCCAGCTCGAACGAGTCCGGCCCCGTCCTCCTGAGCGCGCAGGTGCCGCGCACCTCCCCGTCCGCCAGCACGAAGAACACCTCACCGCCGCCCTCCAGGTACGTCCCGCGCGGGTCGCCGAGCGCCGCCCGGTCGCGCGGCTCCAGGTGGAACAGGCGCTCGATCCACTCCCGGTTGAGCGCCTCGAAGTGCTCCCGGTACTCGTCCCGATAGGTCACCACCACCGGCGCAGACACCTCTCCGCTCATCCTCGTCTCCCCTGATTTTCCGCTGCCTGATCTCGTCCACGCACTCACGCACTTTCGCACTTTCGCACTTCGCACCGGGGTCCTACCCCACCTCCACCGCGCTCGGCCGCTCCACGCGCTCCAGCCGCATCCAGATCCCGTCGCGGGCCCGCAAGCTGGCCAGCGCGCGCACCGTCACCGGCCGCCCGGGCACCGGCGCCAGGCGGAAGCGGCGCGCCAGCATCGCCAGCACCAGCGGGATCTCCAGCATGGCCAGGTGGCGCCCGATGCACGCCCGCTGCCCCGCG
It encodes the following:
- a CDS encoding GNAT family N-acetyltransferase, encoding MSGEVSAPVVVTYRDEYREHFEALNREWIERLFHLEPRDRAALGDPRGTYLEGGGEVFFVLADGEVRGTCALRRTGPDSFELGKMAVRPDSRGRGYGALLLRAAIDAARGRGARRLTLFSNQSLAPALALYRKHGFAVTRVGPHPEYARTDVEMELDLTAAAAEPEPEMAAPAVEPVGS